The following are from one region of the Alkalimarinus sediminis genome:
- the murU gene encoding N-acetylmuramate alpha-1-phosphate uridylyltransferase MurU, whose protein sequence is MILAAGLGTRMRPLTDHTPKPLLQAAGKPLIQYHIERLAEAGIHDLVINTSWLGHQISDYLDNNSCAGSAVQVVHEESPLETAGGIINALPLLTAGNKQALIDGEHAPYFVVVNGDVWTDFDYSELLNIATNIPSTTLAHLVMVDNPPQHPDGDFYLSKHGAISDSAPKSETKAEKLTFSGISLLSAKLFDSCAPGKRALAPLLREAMNKQHVSGHKTNCTWMDIGTPERLQQLEDYILSKLPVS, encoded by the coding sequence ATGATATTAGCCGCAGGACTCGGAACAAGAATGCGGCCACTTACCGATCACACACCAAAACCACTCTTACAGGCAGCGGGAAAGCCATTAATCCAGTATCACATTGAGCGGCTGGCAGAAGCAGGCATCCATGACCTAGTGATCAACACATCTTGGCTAGGTCACCAGATATCAGACTATCTCGACAACAACTCCTGTGCAGGCAGTGCAGTTCAGGTCGTCCACGAAGAGAGCCCCCTTGAAACAGCAGGAGGCATCATCAATGCACTTCCGCTGCTCACGGCAGGCAACAAACAAGCATTAATTGATGGCGAGCACGCGCCATATTTTGTAGTGGTCAATGGTGATGTGTGGACTGACTTTGACTATTCGGAACTGTTAAATATTGCGACCAACATTCCCTCAACAACACTAGCGCACCTGGTTATGGTCGATAACCCACCACAACACCCAGACGGAGACTTTTATCTCTCTAAACACGGTGCAATATCAGATTCAGCGCCTAAATCTGAAACAAAAGCAGAAAAACTCACCTTTAGTGGTATTAGCCTTCTGAGCGCTAAGCTTTTTGACAGCTGTGCGCCAGGCAAACGCGCTCTTGCCCCGCTGTTGAGAGAGGCGATGAATAAACAGCACGTCAGCGGGCACAAAACTAACTGCACATGGATGGATATTGGCACCCCTGAGCGCTTACAACAGCTTGAAGATTATATTTTATCAAAGCTGCCAGTTAGTTAG
- a CDS encoding DUF3530 family protein, with protein MPAYLLRSLCVCCLLSSLSFSLHAEEPPVDGEAASSEAEVSGNSESVAAEERVHLMPESLEQTALADESVKKQLIWLDSSEGGQSGATSFLALELYENTAESQGAVLLVHGAEQHPNWPQVIKPLRMILPDDGWYTLSIMLPYEYYQPAPGRDLQAKQNESVMASDAAPRFSGRYSRPEKNADDAEGESDQSETGEGQAADEAPELSEEANASAVEEEPTETAADLELKDSGEELIDISADERVAAPSADIPFDEKLQMRLKAALDHVAEKDYQNIVLLGYQQGAQSILNYLASNKGFLPDKGLTIVWVDAVLTDEQQSSFGKLVGKEFSLQMLDVVDSSYRERVAEGKARAGQARRNGYSGYSLVKLPITDVAQMDVSTLTQRVRGWLKVNAPGMHLDKAN; from the coding sequence ATGCCAGCTTATTTATTACGTTCATTATGTGTTTGCTGCCTGTTGTCGTCTCTATCGTTCTCTCTTCATGCAGAAGAGCCGCCTGTTGACGGCGAGGCAGCATCCTCGGAGGCAGAAGTGAGTGGTAACTCTGAGAGTGTGGCTGCTGAAGAAAGGGTTCATTTAATGCCGGAATCACTAGAGCAAACTGCGTTGGCAGATGAATCGGTCAAAAAGCAACTCATTTGGCTTGATAGTTCAGAGGGCGGTCAAAGCGGAGCTACTTCGTTTTTAGCGCTTGAACTCTACGAGAACACTGCAGAATCTCAGGGTGCGGTGCTGCTTGTGCACGGAGCAGAGCAACACCCTAATTGGCCTCAAGTAATCAAGCCACTTCGTATGATATTACCGGATGATGGTTGGTACACTTTATCGATTATGCTGCCTTATGAGTACTATCAGCCTGCGCCCGGTCGAGATTTGCAAGCTAAACAGAATGAATCGGTGATGGCTTCAGATGCTGCTCCCCGCTTTTCAGGTCGCTATTCCAGGCCCGAAAAGAACGCTGATGATGCAGAGGGTGAGAGTGATCAGAGTGAAACGGGTGAAGGTCAAGCAGCTGACGAGGCGCCTGAACTATCAGAAGAGGCAAATGCAAGTGCTGTGGAAGAGGAGCCTACCGAAACGGCTGCCGACCTTGAATTAAAAGACTCGGGCGAGGAGTTAATAGATATTTCGGCCGATGAGCGTGTAGCGGCCCCCTCCGCTGATATCCCCTTCGACGAAAAGCTTCAAATGAGACTGAAAGCCGCCCTAGATCACGTTGCTGAGAAGGACTACCAGAATATAGTGCTATTAGGTTATCAGCAAGGCGCTCAGAGTATTTTGAATTACCTTGCAAGTAACAAGGGTTTTTTACCTGACAAAGGGTTGACGATTGTCTGGGTGGATGCGGTGCTAACAGATGAGCAGCAATCCAGTTTTGGTAAGCTTGTGGGTAAGGAGTTTTCGCTGCAGATGCTTGATGTTGTTGACTCTTCTTATCGCGAGCGGGTAGCAGAGGGTAAGGCGAGGGCAGGACAAGCAAGGCGTAATGGTTATTCAGGGTACTCGTTGGTTAAATTGCCCATTACGGATGTCGCGCAAATGGATGTAAGCACGTTAACCCAGCGAGTCCGTGGTTGGTTAAAAGTAAATGCACCCGGTATGCATTTAGATAAAGCTAACTAA
- the rpe gene encoding ribulose-phosphate 3-epimerase: MPDFKIAPSILSADFAKLGEEVDTVLSSGADIVHFDVMDNHYVPNLTIGPMVCEALRKHGVTAPIDAHLMVKPVDDMIRSFIDAGATYITFHPEASEHIDRSLQLIRDGGCKAGLVFNPATPLHYMDYVMDKLDMVLLMSVNPGFGGQKFIPGTLDKLRLAREKIDQSGRAIRLEIDGGVTVNNIREIAEAGADTFVAGSAIFNTDDYKATIDAMREQLALANSAQA, encoded by the coding sequence ATGCCTGACTTTAAGATTGCACCCTCTATTTTATCGGCTGATTTTGCAAAACTTGGAGAAGAAGTTGACACCGTACTGAGCTCCGGAGCCGATATCGTGCACTTTGACGTAATGGATAACCATTATGTTCCAAACCTGACCATCGGCCCAATGGTCTGTGAAGCACTACGAAAGCATGGTGTAACCGCGCCCATTGATGCTCATTTAATGGTTAAACCTGTAGACGATATGATCCGGTCGTTCATTGATGCAGGGGCAACCTATATTACTTTCCACCCAGAAGCCTCTGAGCATATTGATCGTTCATTACAACTAATTCGCGACGGTGGCTGTAAAGCAGGCCTGGTATTTAACCCTGCCACCCCTCTCCATTATATGGACTATGTGATGGACAAGCTCGACATGGTGTTATTGATGTCTGTAAACCCGGGGTTTGGCGGTCAGAAATTCATTCCTGGCACTCTCGACAAGCTTCGTTTAGCACGGGAGAAAATCGATCAGAGTGGTCGCGCTATCCGGCTTGAGATCGACGGCGGAGTAACGGTCAATAATATACGTGAAATTGCAGAGGCAGGCGCCGATACATTTGTTGCCGGTTCAGCCATATTCAACACCGATGACTATAAAGCCACTATTGATGCAATGAGAGAGCAATTAGCACTAGCCAACAGTGCTCAGGCTTAA
- a CDS encoding phosphoglycolate phosphatase: MTILDTLFPNSSPKLVMFDLDGTLVDSIPDLATAIDQMLHHLDRPAAGVDKVRLWVGNGAATLVKRALADSMGTTDLENIPADIYDEGFRHFLIQYHKVNGDKSTLYPGVIEVMKKLAADECILAVVTNKPGRFTDQLLNKLGIHFNYVISGDTLENKKPAPDQLVYCMQEANCTAAETVMIGDSISDVAAAKAVNVPVICVSYGYNHGESIHDASPDAVIDSLIELL, translated from the coding sequence ATGACGATACTCGACACCTTGTTCCCCAACTCCTCTCCTAAATTAGTGATGTTTGATTTAGATGGCACCTTGGTAGATAGCATCCCCGACCTGGCAACCGCCATCGATCAGATGCTGCACCACTTAGACCGCCCTGCTGCAGGAGTCGACAAGGTACGTTTATGGGTAGGCAACGGTGCCGCTACGCTGGTCAAACGAGCACTAGCCGACAGCATGGGAACAACAGACCTTGAAAATATCCCTGCGGATATTTATGACGAGGGGTTTCGTCACTTTTTGATTCAATACCACAAAGTAAATGGCGACAAGAGCACGCTCTACCCTGGTGTGATCGAAGTAATGAAAAAACTGGCAGCAGACGAATGTATTCTGGCAGTAGTGACCAATAAGCCAGGTCGTTTCACTGATCAACTACTGAATAAGTTAGGCATTCATTTCAATTACGTGATTAGTGGTGACACGCTGGAGAACAAAAAACCAGCCCCTGACCAACTCGTGTATTGCATGCAAGAAGCCAACTGCACCGCTGCCGAAACCGTTATGATTGGTGACTCAATCAGCGATGTTGCGGCTGCCAAGGCAGTAAATGTGCCGGTAATCTGTGTCAGCTATGGCTATAATCATGGTGAGAGCATTCATGATGCTTCGCCAGACGCAGTTATTGATTCACTCATTGAGCTGCTGTAA
- the trpE gene encoding anthranilate synthase component I — translation MTPEQFDRLAKEGFNRIPVTREVLADLDTPLSSYMKLASGPYSYLLESVQGGEKWGRYSIIGLPCRKILKVSGHQITITQDGNVVESCEVEDPLAFIEAFQTRYRAADLPDLPRFNGGLVGYFGYDTVRYIEPRLSGKAPQDPLQTPDILLMVSEEVVVFDNLSGKLILIHHADPAENDAYDNAQKALDQLVYKLRTVSTSSLEKQVSPTEVTESDFVSGFTQDRFETSVDKIKEYILSGDIMQTVIAQRMSIPFEAEPLDLYRALRCLNPSPYMYFLNLEDFYIVGSSPEILARVEDNEVTVRPIAGTRKRGATEEQDQALEKELLADPKEIAEHLMLIDLGRNDAGRVSQTGTVRVTDKMVVERYSHVMHIVSNVKGQLKEGVSAIDVLKATLPAGTLSGAPKIRAMEIIDELEPVKRGVYGGAVGYLSWNGNMDTAIAIRTAVIKDKTLHIQAGAGVVADSIPRLEWKETMNKGRAIFRAVAMATKGLDG, via the coding sequence ATGACACCAGAACAGTTTGATCGCCTCGCCAAAGAGGGATTTAATCGCATACCCGTTACTCGAGAAGTATTAGCCGACCTCGACACACCACTTAGCAGCTACATGAAGCTCGCCAGTGGCCCATACTCCTATCTACTAGAGTCGGTACAAGGGGGCGAAAAATGGGGCCGATATTCGATTATTGGCCTACCTTGCCGAAAAATACTCAAAGTTTCAGGGCATCAGATTACCATCACACAAGATGGCAACGTTGTTGAGTCTTGTGAAGTTGAAGATCCGCTAGCGTTTATCGAAGCTTTTCAAACCCGTTACCGTGCTGCAGATTTACCAGACCTGCCACGTTTTAATGGCGGACTCGTAGGTTATTTTGGCTATGACACAGTTCGCTATATTGAGCCGAGATTATCTGGGAAAGCCCCTCAAGACCCGCTACAAACGCCCGATATTCTGTTAATGGTATCTGAAGAGGTCGTTGTCTTTGATAATCTCAGCGGCAAGCTGATCTTAATCCATCACGCGGACCCGGCTGAAAACGACGCATACGATAACGCCCAGAAAGCACTCGACCAACTGGTTTATAAACTACGTACGGTATCGACGTCCTCCCTTGAGAAACAGGTATCACCCACAGAAGTCACTGAAAGCGACTTTGTTTCGGGCTTCACACAAGATCGCTTTGAAACATCCGTTGATAAAATCAAAGAGTACATTCTGTCTGGCGACATTATGCAGACGGTTATTGCCCAACGCATGTCGATACCTTTTGAGGCTGAGCCGCTAGATTTGTATCGCGCTTTGCGTTGCTTAAACCCTTCGCCTTATATGTACTTTTTAAACCTCGAAGACTTTTACATTGTTGGTTCATCACCAGAGATTCTGGCCCGAGTTGAAGACAATGAAGTCACCGTCAGACCGATCGCAGGTACGCGTAAACGAGGCGCTACCGAAGAGCAAGACCAGGCGTTAGAGAAAGAGCTATTAGCAGACCCTAAAGAGATCGCGGAACACCTAATGTTAATCGATTTGGGGCGCAATGATGCAGGCCGAGTGAGCCAAACCGGTACGGTCAGAGTGACCGATAAAATGGTCGTTGAGCGATATTCCCACGTGATGCATATCGTTTCGAATGTTAAAGGCCAGCTAAAAGAGGGTGTATCTGCCATAGATGTACTCAAGGCAACCCTACCCGCCGGTACCTTAAGCGGTGCCCCTAAAATCAGAGCGATGGAAATCATCGACGAGTTGGAGCCGGTTAAACGAGGTGTATACGGTGGAGCAGTTGGTTATCTGTCATGGAATGGCAATATGGATACAGCAATCGCTATCCGAACGGCTGTTATTAAAGACAAGACTTTACATATTCAAGCCGGAGCAGGCGTAGTTGCAGACTCTATTCCACGGCTCGAGTGGAAAGAGACCATGAATAAAGGTCGCGCTATTTTCAGAGCGGTTGCAATGGCAACCAAAGGGCTAGATGGTTAA
- a CDS encoding anthranilate synthase component II: MLLMIDNYDSFTYNVVQYLGELGADVQVHRNDEITIEQIHALKPEKIVISPGPCTPNEAGISMEVIKTFAGKLPILGICLGHQSIGQVFGAKIVRAGQVMHGKTSMIHHSDAGVFKGLSNPYEATRYHSLVICKNHIPDCLEVTAWTENQDGSMEEIMGVRHKTLDIEGVQFHPESILTQHGHDLLKNFLDK, from the coding sequence ATGCTTCTCATGATCGACAATTATGACTCATTCACCTACAACGTCGTGCAGTATCTCGGCGAGTTAGGGGCTGATGTGCAGGTTCATCGTAATGATGAAATCACCATCGAACAAATTCACGCCCTAAAGCCTGAGAAAATCGTTATTTCTCCTGGTCCCTGTACCCCAAACGAAGCAGGCATATCTATGGAGGTCATTAAAACCTTCGCAGGTAAGCTTCCCATATTAGGCATCTGCCTGGGTCATCAGAGCATCGGACAGGTTTTTGGCGCAAAGATCGTACGTGCAGGACAAGTCATGCACGGCAAAACGTCAATGATTCACCATAGTGATGCTGGCGTATTCAAGGGCCTTAGCAACCCTTATGAGGCCACGCGATATCACTCATTAGTGATCTGTAAAAACCATATTCCTGACTGTCTGGAAGTAACAGCCTGGACCGAGAATCAAGATGGTAGTATGGAAGAGATTATGGGGGTTCGTCATAAAACCCTGGATATCGAAGGGGTTCAATTTCACCCTGAATCGATTCTGACCCAACATGGCCATGACCTACTGAAGAACTTTTTAGACAAGTAA
- the trpD gene encoding anthranilate phosphoribosyltransferase has protein sequence MDIKAALNAVVDHRDLSTEEMQAVMQQIMTGQATDSQIGGFLIGLRMKGESINEITGAAQVMRELATKVDIKGEHLVDTCGTGGDGSNLFNVSTASAFVVAAAGGQVAKHGNRSVSSSTGSADVLEAAGINLNISAEHVARCVDEIGVGFMFAPAHHSAMKHAIGPRKEMGLRTIFNMLGPMTNPAGVKNQVIGVFSQALCRPMAEVLKRLGSEHVLIVHSADGLDEISIANQTHIAELKNGEITEYTIKPEDFNIKSNSLIGLSVDSAQQSLTLIKAALGKDASDNASHARDIITLNAGAAIYAANLADSLGEGVDMAADAIGSGLALAKINDLASFTTLLKD, from the coding sequence ATGGATATCAAAGCTGCACTTAATGCTGTTGTTGATCACAGAGATCTCTCGACCGAAGAGATGCAAGCCGTCATGCAACAGATTATGACAGGCCAGGCTACTGACTCACAGATAGGTGGCTTTTTGATAGGCCTTCGAATGAAGGGCGAAAGTATTAACGAGATTACCGGTGCAGCTCAGGTCATGCGAGAACTCGCGACCAAGGTCGATATTAAAGGCGAACACTTGGTGGATACCTGTGGCACCGGTGGTGACGGATCTAACCTATTTAATGTTTCAACCGCTAGTGCTTTTGTCGTGGCAGCAGCCGGAGGCCAGGTTGCCAAACATGGTAATCGCAGCGTCAGCAGCAGTACCGGCAGCGCCGATGTACTTGAAGCCGCCGGCATAAATCTTAATATTTCTGCCGAACATGTGGCCCGATGTGTTGACGAAATTGGCGTAGGGTTTATGTTTGCTCCGGCTCACCATAGCGCGATGAAACATGCCATTGGCCCTCGTAAAGAGATGGGCTTAAGAACCATTTTTAATATGCTCGGCCCAATGACTAACCCTGCTGGTGTTAAAAACCAGGTCATTGGTGTCTTTAGCCAAGCTCTATGCAGACCAATGGCCGAAGTATTAAAGCGATTAGGTAGTGAGCACGTATTAATTGTTCACTCCGCTGATGGATTAGACGAGATCAGTATCGCCAACCAAACCCATATTGCCGAGCTTAAAAATGGCGAAATCACTGAATATACAATCAAACCAGAAGATTTTAACATTAAGAGCAACAGCCTCATTGGGCTAAGCGTCGATAGTGCTCAACAAAGCCTCACGCTTATCAAGGCAGCTCTAGGTAAAGATGCTTCAGACAATGCAAGCCATGCGCGTGATATAATCACCTTAAATGCAGGCGCAGCCATTTATGCGGCTAATTTAGCGGACTCGCTAGGCGAAGGTGTCGATATGGCCGCAGATGCTATTGGAAGTGGCTTGGCACTCGCAAAAATCAATGATCTGGCCAGCTTCACAACGTTACTTAAAGACTAA
- the trpC gene encoding indole-3-glycerol phosphate synthase TrpC: MHTTDTIPDATPTILKNIVARKWQEVKERQETLSLANCKAMAFDQPPTRGFVNAIEAKISANQPAVIAEIKKASPSKGVIRENFVPAEIATSYESAGAACLSVLTDRDFFQGHEDYLKQAREACALPVIRKDFMVDPYQIFESRVIGGDCILLIAACLSKGQMQDLSGLAKEVGLDVLVEVHNAQELESALTLNTKLLGINNRDLHSFDVSLNTTFDLLDRIPNDRIVVTESGINTQQDVQQMQQHNVNSFLVGESFMRADDPGQKLSELFF, encoded by the coding sequence ATGCACACCACTGATACGATACCAGACGCTACGCCGACTATTCTGAAAAATATAGTCGCTCGCAAGTGGCAAGAAGTAAAAGAGCGTCAAGAGACGTTATCATTAGCAAACTGCAAGGCAATGGCGTTTGATCAACCGCCGACCCGAGGTTTCGTAAACGCTATTGAAGCGAAAATCTCCGCAAACCAACCAGCGGTTATCGCAGAGATTAAAAAAGCGTCACCGAGTAAAGGCGTGATCAGGGAGAACTTCGTCCCAGCAGAGATCGCCACCAGCTATGAATCGGCAGGAGCCGCCTGCTTATCGGTACTGACTGACCGTGACTTCTTTCAAGGCCATGAAGATTATCTTAAGCAAGCGCGAGAAGCCTGCGCTCTGCCCGTTATTCGCAAAGACTTTATGGTTGATCCATACCAGATTTTTGAAAGTAGGGTCATTGGTGGTGACTGTATTCTGCTGATTGCCGCCTGCTTGAGCAAAGGGCAAATGCAAGATCTGTCTGGGCTTGCAAAAGAAGTCGGACTAGATGTGTTGGTCGAGGTTCACAACGCTCAAGAGCTAGAAAGTGCATTAACGCTCAACACCAAACTACTGGGTATCAACAACCGTGATTTGCACTCGTTTGACGTGTCACTCAATACTACATTTGATCTACTAGATCGTATCCCTAACGATCGTATCGTCGTTACCGAAAGCGGTATTAACACCCAACAAGATGTTCAACAGATGCAACAGCATAACGTTAACAGCTTCCTTGTCGGTGAATCATTTATGCGCGCCGATGACCCTGGTCAGAAGCTATCTGAGCTTTTTTTCTAA